DNA sequence from the Cellulophaga sp. HaHaR_3_176 genome:
GGATAATTGTAATTTTCAATACAATGGTTCAGGTGGTGGTTTGTATCATAATGTATACTTCCTATATAATAAATATATTTTTCAATCTGATTGTGATATGTCTTATCCGGTTAAAGGCAAAGGAAATAAATACACCTCTTCTGAATATGTATTAGCACAAAGATGTACTATAAAAGATACCAAAACTAATGGTATTCAGGCAGATCATGAAGAAGCAGGCTATATCTTTTTTCATAAGTACCATATATCAGGCTGTGCTAGGGTTGCTTTATGGTTTCCTTGTGAAGATTACTACAATAAATTTGAATATACCGAAAGCCCCAAATATGCGCCACAGCATGTAATTTTAAACCGTTGCGAAATAGTGAATAATAGATGGGGAGCTATGTGGCGTGCTGTTAATAATTCATATATCATAAAGAGTGTTTTTGATAATAAGAATATTGATTTAGGCTTATTAAAATGTGATGTTACTTTAGAAAATAGCAGTTTTAAAAAAGGAAATGAAGTGTATACAGATGTTAAACAGTGGCCTAAAGATGTAGAAATTTTGTGGTAACGGTGAAGTGGAAAAATAGGAAGTTTAAAAAAGGAATATAAAGGGTGATACTTTTGTAATTAGGTGAAATAGTATGGTAAAAAAAATCAATATTATAATTATTTTATTATTTGTTTGTTCAATAGTTAAAGCAAACGAATATCACATTTCTAAAAAAGGAGATGATTCTAATGAAGGTAGTAAAGAGTTACCCTTTAAAACCATTTCTAAAGCAGCTAAAATAGCACAACCTGGTGATGTTATTATCGTGCATGAAGGTGTTTATAGAGAACGTATAAATCCTTTTTATGGAGGAACAAATGATAGAAATAGAATTGTTTACCAAGCAGGCGAAAATGAAAATGTTTGGATAAAAGGTTCTGAAGAAATTAATACATGGCAGAAACACAAAGGATCTGTTTGGAAAGTAGTAATCGACAATAGTTTTTTTGGAGATTTTAATCCCTATAAAGAAATTTTATATGGCGATTGGATAACTAAAACGTATGGCAGAGACCACCACTTAGGAGAGGTTTATATAAATGGTAAAGCATTATATGAAATTGATAGTTTAGCTAAAGTAAGTTTAGAAATACCTTTAGAAAGGGCAACAGATGTGGAGGGGTCTAAGTATAAATGGTACTGTGAAACAAATCAGAAAACAACAACATTGTATGCTAATTTTAAAGGTAAAAACCCGAATAAAGAAGTAGTAGAAATTAATGTAAGACCAACTGTGTTTTTTCCAAAAAAAACAGGAATTAATTATATTACTGTTCGTGGTTTTAAAATGGCGCATGCAGCAACTCAATGGGCACCGCCAACGGCAGAACAGCAAGGTTTAATTGGTCCTAATTGGAGTAAAGGGTGGATTATTGAAGATAATTTAATTACGGATTCTAAATGTTCTGGTATTGTAATAGGGAAAGAAAGAGGGTCTGGTCAAAACGCATGGCGTAGAGATAAGAAAAAACACGGTACACAACGTGAACGCGAAGTTGTTTTTAAAGCATTACAGATGGGGTGGTCGAAAGATATAGTAGGTTCTCATATCATCAGAAATAATACAATTAAAGATTGTGAACAAGGCGGAATTATTGGTCATTTGGGTTGTGTTTTTAGTGAAATAAGTAATAATCATATTTATAATATAAATGTAAAGAAACAGTTTGATGGTTGGGAAATAGGAGGAATTAAACTTCATGCCGCTATAGATGTTGTAATTAAAAATAATTTTATTCATGATAATCACAGAGGTATATGGCTCGATTGGCAAGCACAAGGCGCGCGAGTATCTGGTAATCTTTTATTTAATAATAAAGATCAAGATTTATTTGTTGAGGTAAATCATGGCCCGATGATTATCGATAATAATATTTTATTATCAGAGACAGCAATATTAAATGCATCACAAGGTACAGCGTTTGTAAATAATTTGATTGTAGGAAGCATACAAATGCGAGAAGCAAAAAATCGTTTTACACATTATCATTTTCCTCATTCAACACAAGTATTAGGTATGATGACAGTTATTTTGGGTGATGATCGTTATTACAATAATATTTTTGCAGTAAATAATGAGTCTATAGAAAAAAACCAATTTTATGGTTTAGATGCATATAACGATTTTCCTGCAGCAACATACAAATGGAAATCACCAGGAGGTCTTAATAGTTATAATAAACAAAAATTTCCTGTTTTTATAGATGCTAATCTATATTTAAATAAAGCGAATCCTTCAACAATTGAAACTAATTTTATAGAAAATAGAGTTTTAAAACCAGAGATAAGTTTATCTAAAGAAGCTGATGGTTATTATTTAAATATTAAAACAGATACAAGTTTTGATAAAATAAAGTCACAATTTATAAATACGAATTTGTTAGGTTTTTCATTTCAATCAGAAGCTCCTTTTGAAAATCCAGATGGTTCTCAGCTAACCATCAACCAAGATTATTTTGGTAATGAAAGAGAAGTAAAAAAACCTTTAGTAGGTCCGTTTCAAAGTTTAAAAATTGGAGAAAATAGAATTAAAGTTTGGAGTAATTGAGCCTTTTATTCGACTTCTAATATGACTTATTTTTAAAAATTTTAAAATTTAATGAAGACAATATAAAATTTACAAATTTTACTGC
Encoded proteins:
- a CDS encoding right-handed parallel beta-helix repeat-containing protein translates to MVKKINIIIILLFVCSIVKANEYHISKKGDDSNEGSKELPFKTISKAAKIAQPGDVIIVHEGVYRERINPFYGGTNDRNRIVYQAGENENVWIKGSEEINTWQKHKGSVWKVVIDNSFFGDFNPYKEILYGDWITKTYGRDHHLGEVYINGKALYEIDSLAKVSLEIPLERATDVEGSKYKWYCETNQKTTTLYANFKGKNPNKEVVEINVRPTVFFPKKTGINYITVRGFKMAHAATQWAPPTAEQQGLIGPNWSKGWIIEDNLITDSKCSGIVIGKERGSGQNAWRRDKKKHGTQREREVVFKALQMGWSKDIVGSHIIRNNTIKDCEQGGIIGHLGCVFSEISNNHIYNINVKKQFDGWEIGGIKLHAAIDVVIKNNFIHDNHRGIWLDWQAQGARVSGNLLFNNKDQDLFVEVNHGPMIIDNNILLSETAILNASQGTAFVNNLIVGSIQMREAKNRFTHYHFPHSTQVLGMMTVILGDDRYYNNIFAVNNESIEKNQFYGLDAYNDFPAATYKWKSPGGLNSYNKQKFPVFIDANLYLNKANPSTIETNFIENRVLKPEISLSKEADGYYLNIKTDTSFDKIKSQFINTNLLGFSFQSEAPFENPDGSQLTINQDYFGNEREVKKPLVGPFQSLKIGENRIKVWSN